The following coding sequences are from one Sesamum indicum cultivar Zhongzhi No. 13 linkage group LG11, S_indicum_v1.0, whole genome shotgun sequence window:
- the LOC105174645 gene encoding stress response protein NST1: MCILCVIQKWSRRIATMLPWLVIPLIGLWALSQLLPPAFRFEITSPRLACVLVLLVTLFWYEVLMPQLSAWRVRRNARLRERKRFEAIEMQKLRKTATRRCRNCLTAYRDQNPGGGKFMCSYCGHISKRPVLDLPVPPGMGNSGILKDLVGKGGKILNGKAWSDNGWMCGQDWLDNGNWGGGSYAGKSSYWKQNGGGLFGGDDDHCLTEKSYSRVLIFACRAVTAFFLCIMWLWRKIFRISSSRDDASADAERRGMLDNRGENGGNGQESRGEKARRKAEEKRQARLEKELLEEEERKQREEVARLVEERRRLRDEKMEAEKERGKGSPRAKERDSKKESERKRQERKKEKDRGSSKSNSDAEQLEKRVSKESDRNKKSESERREQNRTTPESMKAHGTEPGHGFKGAAANSLNRGNAGTRYLDRMRGTFLSSSRAFTGGGFFGKSINTSTVSREPKPNTLVENAQTSTYRKEIMQPDRVSGRSIVNGDDKSANRPVLIESQPCTAPKKSWHQLFTRSSAISPPTSNVISRPTGKHKAEVQSAPFSGHPASTQSFDNPINFGLPSPFSLPAFPFESSSSSTVLPLSSETMLSKMGDSPHQFLPEESEIFEDPCYVPDPISLLGPVSESLDNFQLDLGFVTDTGFEKPCAVKTKPAPSEVTKLSPIASPMSRSRVSEERHATSFLFPSTPKGQDNGNSINDNGTWQMWNSSPLGQDGLGLVGGHVSWLLHPDMNLPNKEDNIHPAPHKTMASLFKKDEQGISPSHPSQNVVFGNSQSGGTFNTCVPAIVDGPWLPKTSFAPTSSPENQILLKPKEEAVQNGLIFGNSSGSAANHQFELFAANSWAKNDWTVQGARDGVGNSPISKPHIGGLYTPPDVQSLWSYD, translated from the exons TAACCCTGTTCTGGTATGAGGTTCTGATGCCTCAGTTGTCAGCATGGCGAGTCAGGAGGAATGCTAGGCTTAGGGAGAGGAAGAGGTTTGAGGCTATTGAGATGCAGAAATTGAGGAAGACTGCCACCCGGAGGTGTAGGAATTGTTTGACTGCGTATCGGGATCAGAATCCTGGTGGGGGTAAGTTTATGTGCTCTTACTGCGGCCATATTTCTAAGAGGCCAGTTCTGGATTTGCCTGTGCCTCCAGGGATGGGTAATTCAGGGATTTTGAAAGATCTAGTGGGCAAAGGTGGGAAGATATTGAATGGGAAAGCTTGGTCAGATAATGGGTGGATGTGTGGACAGGATTGGCTCGATAATGGAAATTGGGGTGGTGGGTCTTATGCTGGGAAATCGAGTTATTGGAAGCAGAATGGTGGTGGCTTATTTGGTGGAGATGATGACCATTGTTTGACAGAGAAGTCTTATTCTCGTGTTCTTATTTTCGCTTGCAGAGCAGTAACAGCATTTTTCCTGTGTATCATGTGGCTCTGGAGAAAGATTTTTAGGATTAGTTCTTCCAGAGATGATGCTTCAGCTGATGCAGAACGCAGAGGGATGTTGGATAATCGAGGCGAAAATGGTGGAAATGGTCAAGAGAGTAGAGGAGAGAAAGCTCGCAGAAAAGCTGAGGAGAAAAGGCAGGCTAGATTAGAGAAGGAGCTGCtggaggaggaggaaagaAAGCAGAGAGAAGAGGTTGCAAGGTTGGTTGAAGAACGACGGAGATTACGAGATGAGAAAATGGAAGCTGAAAAAGAACGTGGAAAAGGGTCCCCTCGTGCCAAGGAAAGAGATAGTAAAAAAGAATCTGAAAGGAAACGTCaggaaagaaagaaggaaaaagatagAGGATCAAGTAAAAGCAACTCTGATGCTGAGCAGTTGGAAAAGAGAGTAAGCAAGGAAAGTGATCGAAACAAGAAGAGTGAAAGTGAAAGACGGGAGCAAAACAGAACTACACCTGAAAGTATGAAAGCACATGGCACAGAACCAGGGCATGGGTTTAAGGGTGCTGCTGCAAACAGCCTTAACCGAGGGAATGCTGGGACAAGGTACTTGGATCGCATGAGGGGCACCTTTTTATCTTCTTCCAGAGCATTCACTGGAGGTGGCTTTTTCGGAAAGAGTATCAACACTTCTACTGTTTCAAGAGAACCCAAACCTAACACATTGGTAGAAAATGCTCAAACTTCCACATATAGGAAAGAAATTATGCAACCAGATCGGGTGTCAGGGAGATCAATAGTAAATGGAGATGATAAGAGTGCTAACCGCCCT GTGCTCATTGAATCGCAACCATGTACAGCCCCTAAAAAATCATGGCATCAATTATTCACTCGTTCATCTGCTATTTCTCCTCCCACTTCAAATGTCATAAGCAGGCCAACAGGGAAGCATAAAGCAGAAGTTCAGAGTGCACCCTTTTCTGGTCATCCTGCCTCAACACAGTCATTTGACAACCCTATCAATTTCGGGCTACCATCACCATTTAGTTTACCTGCTTTTCCTTTTGAATCAAGTAGCAGCAGTACAGTTCTTCCGTTATCCTCTGAAACCATGCTTTCTAAAATGGGAGATTCGCCACATCAATTTTTACCTGAGGAATCAGAGATTTTTGAAGACCCTTGTTACGTTCCAGATCCAATATCCTTGCTTGGGCCTGTTTCAGAATCACTTGATAACTTTCAGCTGGATCTGGGTTTTGTAACTGACACAGGATTTGAAAAACCATGTGCTGTGAAGACTAAACCTGCGCCCTCTGAAGTTACCAAGCTATCGCCAATTGCATCTCCAATGTCTCGATCACGAGTATCTGAGGAGAGGCATGccacttcttttcttttccccagTACTCCGAAAGGTCAAGATAATGGCAACAGCATTAATGATAATGGAACATGGCAGATGTGGAATAGCTCTCCTCTTGGCCAGGATGGTCTTGGTTTAGTTGGTGGGCATGTCAGCTGGCTTTTGCATCCGGATATGAACTTGCCAAACAAGGAAGACAATATTCACCCAGCACCTCATAAAACAATGGCGTCACTGTTCAAGAAAGATGAGCAAGGCATTTCTCCCAGCCATCCTTCGCAGAATGTTGTATTTGGAAATTCTCAGAGTGGTGGAACATTTAATACATGTGTTCCTGCTATTGTTGATGGTCCGTGGTTGCCAAAAACTTCATTTGCGCCAACTTCAAGTccagaaaatcaaattcttcTCAAGCCTAAGGAGGAAGCTGTTCAGAATGGCCTGATTTTTGGAAATTCAAGTGGTTCTGCTGCCAACCATCAATTTGAGCTCTTTGCTGCTAATTCTTGGGCTAA AAATGACTGGACTGTGCAGGGTGCACGAGATGGTGTTGGAAACTCTCCAATCAGCAAACCCCACATTGGAGGCCTGTATACCCCCCCAGATGTACAGTCTCTTTGGTCATATGATtag